One Gadus chalcogrammus isolate NIFS_2021 chromosome 4, NIFS_Gcha_1.0, whole genome shotgun sequence DNA segment encodes these proteins:
- the LOC130381498 gene encoding E3 ubiquitin-protein ligase TRIM39-like produces MASATSWSEENFSCPICLDVFSSPVTTPCGHNFCRTCITNFLDEQFRYKCPVCKELFHTRPDFRVNTLLSEMVGQFRTSVRVKEKPCFESAEVPCDVCTGSQLKAVKSCLECFTSYCHTHLEPHQRVTGLKKHQLVDPTDRLAERMCKKHERLLELFCRTEQVCVCQFCTEGDHRSHPVVPLKEEYEVKMAQLGNIESKVLQMIQERKLKIKEIRDTVKLSKNDADREIADGLQALTALMRCFEKWKEDFNQMVKEKLKSTEKQAENLVKELEQEIEDLTNRSSAVKQFSHTKDHLNFLQAFRSLKDPPPTRDWTTVDVRPPSYVGTLRRSLDQLEEKLTMEMKRLRDAAELKRVQQYEVDVTLDPDTAHPLLTLSEDWKQVHDGGVVKTLTDNPKRFTNYQLVLSRQSFSSGRFYFEVHVKDKTAWRLGVARESINRKGKLPFTPKNGYWVILFNKDKLVFNDDPAIPLPPRAELQKVGVFVDYDEGLVSFFDVEARVHIHSATGCTFSEPLYPVLCLHSNLFFGRSSAPLIISPVNQTD; encoded by the coding sequence atggcctctgctacttcctggtctgaagagaacttttcatgtcccatctgtctggatgtgttcagtaGTCCAGttaccacaccatgtggacacaacttctgcagaacctgtataaCAAATTTCTTGGATGAACAATTCCggtacaaatgtcctgtttgcaagGAGCTCTTCCACACAAGACCTGATTTCCGGGTCAATACCCTCTTATCAGAGATGGTTGGTCAGTTTAGAACGTCCGTACGAGTAAAAGAAAAGCCTTGTTTTGAAtcagcagaagttccctgtgacgtctgtactgggtcacagctgaaggccgtgaagtcctgcctagagtgttttacctcttactgccacacccacctggagccacatcagagagtcacaGGCCTGAAGAAACACCAGCTGGTCGATCCTACGGACCGTCTGGCGGAacggatgtgtaagaaacatgaACGACTTCTTGAGCTCTTCTGCaggactgaacaggtgtgtgtgtgtcagttctgcacagagggTGACCAcaggtcccatcctgttgtacctctaaaggaggaatatgaagttaAGATGGCCCAGCTGGGAAACATAGAGTCTAAAGTTCtacagatgatccaggagagaaaactAAAGATTAAGGAGATCAGAGATACAGTAAAATTGAGCAAAAatgacgcagacagagagatagctgatGGTTTGCAGGCCCTCACAGCTCTGATGCGCTGCTTCGAAAAGTGGAAGGAGGATTTCAACCAAATGgttaaagagaaactgaaatccacagagaaacaagctgaaaaCCTtgtcaaagagctggagcaggaaatcgaggatctgaccaatagaagctcagcgGTGAAGCAGTtctcacacactaaagaccacctcaacttcctccaggccttcagatccctgaaggatcctccacccaccagggactggacgacggtggatgtccgtcctccgtcatacgtagggaccttgaggagatccctggatcagctggaggagaaacTGACCATGGAGATGAAAAGGCTGCGTGATGCTGCTGAACtaaagagggtccagcagtatgaagtagatgtgactctggatcctgatacagctcatccccTGCTCACCCTGTCCGAGGATTGGAAgcaagtacatgatggaggtgtagtGAAGACACTCACAGACAACCCTAAAAGATTTACCAATTATCAACTTGTTCTctcgaggcagagcttctcctcagggagattttactttgaggtccatgTTAAAGATAAGACTGCATGGCgtttaggagtggccagagagtccatcaacAGAAAAGGAAAATTGCCATTCACCCCTAAGAATGGGTACTGGGTGATATTATTCAACAAGGATAAGTTAGTATTTAATGATGACCCTGCTATCCCACTCCCTCctagagctgagctccagaaggtgggggtgtttgttgattatgatgagggtctggtctccttctttgatgtggaagccagggttcatatccactctgctactggctgcacctttagtgagcctctctatccagtCCTCTGTCTACATtcaaatttattttttggtAGAAGCTCTGCTCCCCTGATTATCTCACcggtcaatcaaacagactaa